One segment of Xiphias gladius isolate SHS-SW01 ecotype Sanya breed wild chromosome 1, ASM1685928v1, whole genome shotgun sequence DNA contains the following:
- the LOC120788893 gene encoding AP-1 complex subunit sigma-2-like produces MQFMLLFSRQGKLRLQKWYVPLSDKERKKISRDLVQTILARKPKMCSFLEWRDLKIVYKRYASLYFCCAVEDQDNELITLEIIHRYVELLDKYFGSVCELDIIFNFEKAYFILDEFLLGGEAQETSKKNVLKAIEQADLLQEEAEAPRSVLEEIGLT; encoded by the exons ATGCAGTTCATGCTGCTGTTCAGCCGGCAGGGAAAGCTGCGGTTACAGAAATGGTACGTGCCTCTGTCTgacaaggagaggaagaagatcTCAAGGGACCTAGTCCAGACCATACTGGCCAGGAAACCCAAGATGTGCAGCTTCTTGGAGTGGAGGGACCTCAAGATTGTGTACAAGAG atATGCGAGCCTGTATTTCTGCTGTGCAGTAGAGGATCAGGATAACGAGCTGATCACCCTGGAAATCATCCACAGATATGTGGAGCTGCTGGACAAATATTTTGGCAGT GTGTGTGAGCTGGATATTATCTTCAACTTTGAGAAGGCCTACTTTATCCTGGATGAGTTCCTGCTAGGCGGAGAGGCCCAGGAGACGTCCAAGAAGAACGTGCTGAAGGCCATCGAGCAGGCCGACCTGCTGCAGGAG GAGGCCGAGGCACCACGGAGCGTTTTAGAAGAAATTGGGCTGACATAA